A region of Ochotona princeps isolate mOchPri1 chromosome 2, mOchPri1.hap1, whole genome shotgun sequence DNA encodes the following proteins:
- the CRTC2 gene encoding CREB-regulated transcription coactivator 2 isoform X2, whose product MATSGANGPGSSTASASNPRKFSEKIALQKQRQAEETAAFEEVMMDIGSTRLQAQKLRLAYTRSSHYGGSLPNVNQIGCGLAEFQSPLHSPLDSSRSTRRNGLVERVQRDPRRMVSPLRRYPRHIDSSPYSPAYLSPPPDSSWRRTMPWGNFPAEKGQLFRLPTALNRTSSDSALHTSVMNPNPQDTYPAPTPPSILPGRRGVPAIEENLLDDKHLLKPWDAKKLSSSSSRPRSCEVPGINIFPSPDQPANVPVLPPALNTGGSLPDLTNLHFPPPLPTPLDPEETTYPSLSGGNSTSNLTHTMTHLGISGGLGLGPGYEAPGLHSPLSHPSLQSSLSNPNLQASLNSPQPQLQGSHSHPSLPASSLAHHALPTTSLGHPSLSAPALSSSSSSSTSSAVLGAPPYPASAPGASPRHHRRVPLSPLSLPAGPADARRSQQQLPKQFSPTMSPTLSSITQGVPLDTSKLPTDQRLPPYPYSPPSLVLPTQPPTPKALQQPGGLSSQACLGQPPGRPPHYGALCPPGSSGHGQQAYHRPRSDFSLGNLEQFGLENPSTSLALDPPGFTEGLGFLGGAGPVSSSQDLHTLNHQNLTHCSRHGSGPNIILSGDTSPGFSKEIAAALAGVPGFEVSASGLELGLGLDDELRMEPLGLEGLNMLSDPCALLPDPAVEDSFRSDRLQ is encoded by the exons ATGGCGACGTCAGGGGCGAACGGGCCCGGCTCGTCCACCGCCTCAGCTTCCAATCCGCGCAAGTTTAGTGAAAAGATCGCGCTGCAGAAGCAGCGTCAGGCCGAGGAGACGGCGGCCTTCGAGGAGGTGATGATGGACATCGGCTCCACCCGG TTACAGGCCCAGAAACTGCGACTGGCATACACAAGGAGCTCCCATTATGGCGGTTCTCTGCCCAATGTGAACCAGATCGGCTGTGGCCTGGCCGAGTTCCAG AGCCCCCTCCATTCACCTTTGGATTCATCTCGGAGTACTCGACGCAACGGGCTAGTGGAACGGGTGCAGAGAGACCCCCGCAGGATGGTGTCCCCACTCCGCAGATACCCCCG TCACATTGACAGCTCTCCCTACAGTCCTGCCTACTTATCTCCTCCCCCAGACTCCAGCTGGCGAAG GACGATGCCCTGGGGTAATTTCCCAGCAGAGAAGGGGCAGTTGTTTCGACTCCCAACTGCACTTAACAG GACAAGCTCTGACTCTGCCTTGCACACAAGCGTCATGAATCCTAACCCCCAGGACACTTACCCAGCCCCCACACCTCCCAGCATCCTGCCTGGCCGCCGCGGGG TCCCTGCTATTGAGGAGAACCTGCTGGATGACAAACATTTGCTAAAACCATGGGATGCTAAGAAG ctgtcctcctcctcctcgcggCCTCGGTCCTGTGAAGTCCCTGGAATTAA CATCTTTCCATCTCCCGACCaacctgccaatgtgcctgtTCTCCCACCTGCCCTGAACACGGGGGGCTCCCTACCTGACCTCACCAACCTGCACTTTCCCCCGCCACTGCCCACCCCCCTGGACCCTGAAGAGACGACTTACCCCAGCTTGAGTGGGGGCAACAGTACCTCCAATCTGACCCATACCATGACCCACCTGGGCATCAGtgggggcctgggcctgggccctggCTATGAAGCCCCAG GACTTCATTCACCTCTCAGCCACCCATCCCTGCAGTCCTCCCTAAGCAATCCCAACCTCCAGGCCTCCCTGAACagtcctcagccccagctccagggctCCCATAGTCACCCCTCCCTGCCCGCCTCCTCCCTGGCCCACCATGCACTGCCCACCACCTCCCTGGGCCACCCTTCACTCAGTGCCCCagccctttcttcctcttcttcctcctcaacTTCATCTGCCGTCCTGGGTGCCCCTCCCTACCCAGCTTCTGCCCCCGGGGCCTCCCCCCGCCACCACCGCCGAGTGCCCCTCAGCCCCCTGAGTTTGCCCGCGGGCCCAGCCGACGCCAGAAGGTCCCAACAGCAGCTGCCCAAACAGTTTTCGCCAACAATGTCACCCACCTTGTCTTCCATCACTCAG GGCGTTCCCCTGGATACCAGTAAACTGCCCACTGACCAGCGACTGCCCCCGTACCCATACAGCCCTCCAAGTCTGGTTCTGCCCACTCAGCCACCTACCCCAAAGGCTCTCCAACAGCCAGGAgggctgtcctcccaggcctgcTTGGGGCAGCCCCCAGGCAGACCGCCACATTACGGGGCGCTGTGCCCACCTGGCTCCAGTGGGCATGGGCAGCAGGCTTACCACCGGCCAAGGAGTGACTTCAGCCTGGGGAAC CTGGAGCAGTTTGGCCTGGAGAACCCATCAACCAGCCTGGCACTGGATCCCCCTGGCTTTACTGAAGGGCTTGGATTTTTAGGGGGTGCAGGTCCTGTGAGTAGCTCCCAGGACCTGCACACCCTCAACCACCAGAACCTGACCCACTGTTCCCGCCACGGCTCAGGACCCAACATCATCCTGTCGG GAGACACCTCCCCAGGTTTCTCCAAGGAGATCGCAGCAGCCCTAGCCGGGGTCCCTGGCTTTGAGGTGTCTGCAAGCGGGTTGGAactgggcctggggctggatGACGAGCTGCGCATGGAGCCACTGGGCCTAGAGGGTCTCAACATGCTGAGTGATCCCTGTGCCCTGTTGCCAGACCCTGCTGTGGAGGACTCATTCCGCAGTGACCGGCTCCAGTGA
- the CRTC2 gene encoding CREB-regulated transcription coactivator 2 isoform X1: protein MATSGANGPGSSTASASNPRKFSEKIALQKQRQAEETAAFEEVMMDIGSTRLQAQKLRLAYTRSSHYGGSLPNVNQIGCGLAEFQSPLHSPLDSSRSTRRNGLVERVQRDPRRMVSPLRRYPRHIDSSPYSPAYLSPPPDSSWRRTMPWGNFPAEKGQLFRLPTALNRTSSDSALHTSVMNPNPQDTYPAPTPPSILPGRRGGFLDGEMNSKVPAIEENLLDDKHLLKPWDAKKLSSSSSRPRSCEVPGINIFPSPDQPANVPVLPPALNTGGSLPDLTNLHFPPPLPTPLDPEETTYPSLSGGNSTSNLTHTMTHLGISGGLGLGPGYEAPGLHSPLSHPSLQSSLSNPNLQASLNSPQPQLQGSHSHPSLPASSLAHHALPTTSLGHPSLSAPALSSSSSSSTSSAVLGAPPYPASAPGASPRHHRRVPLSPLSLPAGPADARRSQQQLPKQFSPTMSPTLSSITQGVPLDTSKLPTDQRLPPYPYSPPSLVLPTQPPTPKALQQPGGLSSQACLGQPPGRPPHYGALCPPGSSGHGQQAYHRPRSDFSLGNLEQFGLENPSTSLALDPPGFTEGLGFLGGAGPVSSSQDLHTLNHQNLTHCSRHGSGPNIILSGDTSPGFSKEIAAALAGVPGFEVSASGLELGLGLDDELRMEPLGLEGLNMLSDPCALLPDPAVEDSFRSDRLQ, encoded by the exons ATGGCGACGTCAGGGGCGAACGGGCCCGGCTCGTCCACCGCCTCAGCTTCCAATCCGCGCAAGTTTAGTGAAAAGATCGCGCTGCAGAAGCAGCGTCAGGCCGAGGAGACGGCGGCCTTCGAGGAGGTGATGATGGACATCGGCTCCACCCGG TTACAGGCCCAGAAACTGCGACTGGCATACACAAGGAGCTCCCATTATGGCGGTTCTCTGCCCAATGTGAACCAGATCGGCTGTGGCCTGGCCGAGTTCCAG AGCCCCCTCCATTCACCTTTGGATTCATCTCGGAGTACTCGACGCAACGGGCTAGTGGAACGGGTGCAGAGAGACCCCCGCAGGATGGTGTCCCCACTCCGCAGATACCCCCG TCACATTGACAGCTCTCCCTACAGTCCTGCCTACTTATCTCCTCCCCCAGACTCCAGCTGGCGAAG GACGATGCCCTGGGGTAATTTCCCAGCAGAGAAGGGGCAGTTGTTTCGACTCCCAACTGCACTTAACAG GACAAGCTCTGACTCTGCCTTGCACACAAGCGTCATGAATCCTAACCCCCAGGACACTTACCCAGCCCCCACACCTCCCAGCATCCTGCCTGGCCGCCGCGGGG GATTCCTGGATGGCGAGATGAACTCCAAAG TCCCTGCTATTGAGGAGAACCTGCTGGATGACAAACATTTGCTAAAACCATGGGATGCTAAGAAG ctgtcctcctcctcctcgcggCCTCGGTCCTGTGAAGTCCCTGGAATTAA CATCTTTCCATCTCCCGACCaacctgccaatgtgcctgtTCTCCCACCTGCCCTGAACACGGGGGGCTCCCTACCTGACCTCACCAACCTGCACTTTCCCCCGCCACTGCCCACCCCCCTGGACCCTGAAGAGACGACTTACCCCAGCTTGAGTGGGGGCAACAGTACCTCCAATCTGACCCATACCATGACCCACCTGGGCATCAGtgggggcctgggcctgggccctggCTATGAAGCCCCAG GACTTCATTCACCTCTCAGCCACCCATCCCTGCAGTCCTCCCTAAGCAATCCCAACCTCCAGGCCTCCCTGAACagtcctcagccccagctccagggctCCCATAGTCACCCCTCCCTGCCCGCCTCCTCCCTGGCCCACCATGCACTGCCCACCACCTCCCTGGGCCACCCTTCACTCAGTGCCCCagccctttcttcctcttcttcctcctcaacTTCATCTGCCGTCCTGGGTGCCCCTCCCTACCCAGCTTCTGCCCCCGGGGCCTCCCCCCGCCACCACCGCCGAGTGCCCCTCAGCCCCCTGAGTTTGCCCGCGGGCCCAGCCGACGCCAGAAGGTCCCAACAGCAGCTGCCCAAACAGTTTTCGCCAACAATGTCACCCACCTTGTCTTCCATCACTCAG GGCGTTCCCCTGGATACCAGTAAACTGCCCACTGACCAGCGACTGCCCCCGTACCCATACAGCCCTCCAAGTCTGGTTCTGCCCACTCAGCCACCTACCCCAAAGGCTCTCCAACAGCCAGGAgggctgtcctcccaggcctgcTTGGGGCAGCCCCCAGGCAGACCGCCACATTACGGGGCGCTGTGCCCACCTGGCTCCAGTGGGCATGGGCAGCAGGCTTACCACCGGCCAAGGAGTGACTTCAGCCTGGGGAAC CTGGAGCAGTTTGGCCTGGAGAACCCATCAACCAGCCTGGCACTGGATCCCCCTGGCTTTACTGAAGGGCTTGGATTTTTAGGGGGTGCAGGTCCTGTGAGTAGCTCCCAGGACCTGCACACCCTCAACCACCAGAACCTGACCCACTGTTCCCGCCACGGCTCAGGACCCAACATCATCCTGTCGG GAGACACCTCCCCAGGTTTCTCCAAGGAGATCGCAGCAGCCCTAGCCGGGGTCCCTGGCTTTGAGGTGTCTGCAAGCGGGTTGGAactgggcctggggctggatGACGAGCTGCGCATGGAGCCACTGGGCCTAGAGGGTCTCAACATGCTGAGTGATCCCTGTGCCCTGTTGCCAGACCCTGCTGTGGAGGACTCATTCCGCAGTGACCGGCTCCAGTGA
- the SLC39A1 gene encoding zinc transporter ZIP1, producing MGPWAEPGLLVWRPEAVASAPPVSVGLEVKLGALALLLVLTLFCSLVPICVLRRPGASYEASASRQKALSLVSCFAGGVFLATCLLDLLPDYLAAIDEALAALHVTLQFPLQEFILAMGFFLVLVMEQITLAYKEQSGSPPREETRALLGTVNGGPQHWHDGLGVPQASGTPAAPSALRACVLVFSLALHSVFEGLAVGLQRDRARAMELCLALLLHKGILAVSLSLRLLQSHLRAQVVAGCGVLFSCMTPLGIGLGAALAESAGPLHQLAQSVLEGMAAGTFLYITFLEILPQELATSEQRILKVILLLAGFALLTGLLFIQI from the exons ATGGGgccctgggcagagccagggctcctGGTGTGGCGGCCTGAGGCTGTGGCCTCGGCACCCCCAGTGTCCGTGGGGCTGGAGGTGAAGCTGGGGGCCTTAGCACTGCTGCTGGTGCTCACCCTCTTCTGCAGTCTGGTGCCCATCTGTGTGCTGCGCCGGCCTGGAGCCAGCTATGAAGCCTCAG CGTCCCGTCAGAAAGCCCTGAGCCTTGTGAGCTGCTTTGCAGGGGGCGTCTTTTTGGCCACCTGTCTCCTGGACCTGCTGCCTGACTACCTGGCTGCCATAGACGAGGCCCTGGCAGCCTTGCACGTGACG CTCCAGTTCCCCTTACAAGAGTTCATCTTGGCCatgggcttcttcctggtcctggTGATGGAACAGATTACACTGGCGTACAAGGAGCAGTCGGGGTCGCCACCTCGGGAGGAAACACGGGCCCTGCTGGGAACAGTGAATGGCGGGCCACAGCATTGGCATGATGGGCTGGGGGTCCCCCAGGCAAGTGGAACCCCAGCAGCCCCCTCAGCCCTGCGTGCCTGCGTGCTGGTCTTCTCTCTGGCCCTGCACTCTGTGTTCGAGGGGCTGGCCGTGGGGCTGCAGCGGGACCGCGCTCGGGCCATGGAGCTGTGCCTGGCTTTGCTACTCCACAAGGGCATCCTGGCCGTCAGCCTGTCCCTGCGGCTGCTGCAGAGTCACTTGCGGGCACAGGTGGTGGCTGGCTGTGGGGTCCTCTTTTCCTGTATGACACCCCTGGGCATTGGGCTGGGTGCAGCTCTGGCAGAGTCAGCCGGACCCCTGCACCAGCTGGCCCAGTCTGTGCTGGAGGGCATGGCAGCCGGCACTTTCCTCTACATCACTTTCCTGGAAATCTTGCCTCAGGAGCTGGCCACTTCTGAGCAGAGGATCCTCAAGGTCATTCTGCTTCTGGCCGGCTTTGCTCTGCTCACTGGCCTGCTTTTTATTCAAATCTAG